In Phaeodactylum tricornutum CCAP 1055/1 chromosome 10, whole genome shotgun sequence, a single genomic region encodes these proteins:
- a CDS encoding predicted protein, whose product MEFGNVKPWKALSVSTELVLIQVAGFLRRELPIRLAHRIRDLEGIPLLKDMASIQLVRDLYVKSFLELLSFDKLIQSAEQEEGFAALIENIYDRHSKVLVQMAQGAYEFRSAVRQEKGADGFELQEETHRFLDRFYLDRIGIRVLIGQYLALRQPPVENYVGIICSHTSPYEIVKRAIDDAAFMCTRKYGDAPEVIMSGRLDLTFPYVPTHLHYIMLELIKNSMRATVEWHGIDSPEFPPIKVIIADGADNEDVVIKVSDEGGGIPRSNMGKIWSYLFTTADPAIQAGMVGTAGAKGQGQDHGIDSPLAGLGYGLPISRSYCRYFGGDLSIMSMEGFGTDAFVYLTRLGNTSEPVPI is encoded by the exons ATGGAATTCGGAAATGTGAAACCATGGAAAGCTCTGTCCGTCT CGACGGAACTTGTGTTGATCCAAGTAGCCGGATTCTTACGTCGCGAGCTGCCCATCCGACTCGCTCATCGTATCCGCGATCTGGAAGGCATACCACTACTCAAGGACATGGCCAGTATCCAGTTGGTAAGGGACTTGTACGTGAAGAGTTTTCTTGAATTGCTCAGCTTCGACAAATTGATACAATCAGCCGAACAGGAAGAAGGGTTCGCTGCCTTGATTGAAAATATCTACGATCGGCATTCCAAAGTTCTGGTTCAAATGGCCCAAGGTGCGTACGAGTTCCGCAGCGCTGTTCGCCAAGAGAAGGGGGCGGACGGGTTTGAATTACAGGAAGAAACGCACCGCTTCTTGGATCGTTTTTATTTGGATCGCATCGGTATTCGGGTGTTGATTGGCCAGTATCTGGCCTTGCGGCAACCGCCGGTGGAAAACTACGTCGGTATCATATGCTCCCATACTTCGCCTTACGAAATTGTCAAGCGTGCCATTGATGATGCGGCTTTTATGTGCACACGCAAATATGGTGACGCTCCGGAAGTCATTATGAGTGGAAGACTAGATTTGACCTTTCCTTATGTACCAACTCATTTGC ACTATATCATGTTGGAATTGATTAAAAACAGTATGCGTGCCACTGTGGAATGGCATGGTATTGATTCGCCGGAATTTCCGCCTATCAAGGTAATTATTGCCGATGGTGCCGACAACGAGGACGTAGTGATCAAGGTTAGTGACGAAGGTGGCGGAATTCCCCGATCCAATATGGGGAAGATTTGGTCCTATCTTTTCACGACCGCGGATCCAGCCATTCAAGCGGGTATGGTCGGAACCGCTGGTGCCAAAGGACAGGGCCAAGATCACGGAATTGACTCCCCTTTGGCTGGGCTGGGCTACGGGTTGCCGATTTCGAGATCGTACTGTCGATACTTTGGTGGCGATTTAAGCATCATGTCAATGGAAGGATTCGGGACCGACGCTTTCGTGTACTTGACGCGATTGGGCAATACAAGTGAACCCGTGCCAATTTAG